From Vibrio artabrorum, a single genomic window includes:
- a CDS encoding AlpA family transcriptional regulator → MRFLRLKDVMSLTGLGRSTIYKFMADETDFPKSVPLGGRAVAWVESEIEEWMESRLSMRDNQESFQ, encoded by the coding sequence ATGAGATTTCTACGACTTAAAGACGTGATGTCACTAACAGGGCTAGGCCGCTCCACTATCTACAAGTTCATGGCTGATGAAACCGATTTTCCGAAGAGTGTCCCACTTGGCGGACGAGCGGTAGCTTGGGTAGAAAGTGAAATCGAGGAATGGATGGAATCGCGCCTGAGTATGCGAGACAACCAAGAATCCTTTCAGTAA
- the cspE gene encoding transcription antiterminator/RNA stability regulator CspE — protein MSNKTNGVVKWFNEEKGFGFLTQDNGGADVFVHFRAIASEGFKTLKEGQQVSFEVEQGQKGLQAANVVAL, from the coding sequence ATGTCTAACAAAACAAACGGCGTAGTAAAATGGTTTAACGAAGAGAAAGGTTTCGGTTTCCTAACTCAAGACAACGGCGGCGCTGACGTATTCGTTCACTTCCGTGCTATCGCTTCTGAAGGTTTCAAGACTCTTAAAGAAGGCCAACAAGTGTCTTTCGAAGTAGAGCAAGGCCAAAAAGGTCTTCAAGCTGCAAACGTTGTAGCTCTATAA
- a CDS encoding phosphate-starvation-inducible protein PsiE — protein MPSHLPKSFSKPFLKVFHIMEAVLLVAITLATLFAMTEEFMHVFSERRVQLTDILLMFIYLEVLAMVQQFVMNGKIPVRYPIYIAMMAIARYITLGMKELDAVLIVWLSAAAFILAAATLLIRVGHYYWPYVDNRTNQPDE, from the coding sequence ATGCCTTCTCACTTACCTAAATCTTTTAGTAAGCCGTTTTTAAAAGTATTCCATATTATGGAAGCGGTATTGCTCGTGGCCATAACACTGGCGACGTTGTTTGCCATGACGGAAGAGTTCATGCACGTGTTTTCTGAACGTCGAGTCCAACTCACCGATATTCTTTTGATGTTCATTTACTTGGAAGTGCTGGCGATGGTTCAGCAGTTCGTGATGAACGGCAAGATCCCAGTGCGATACCCTATTTATATCGCGATGATGGCGATTGCTCGTTATATCACCTTGGGTATGAAAGAGTTGGATGCGGTACTGATCGTTTGGCTGTCTGCGGCTGCATTCATCTTAGCGGCTGCCACACTGCTGATTCGAGTGGGGCACTATTATTGGCCATATGTCGATAATAGGACGAATCAGCCTGATGAGTAA
- a CDS encoding inovirus Gp2 family protein, translating to MIHQLNVSHQRVHTITHDRTFNGKPLYYFEDGLVLEYLEEIDRVLTEALNQYPRIYAVHINLNLPSDFGGDYLTVFAHFFRILESETNELCRDKYTDRTYQYQQTVIRYIWAKASESTSDHHHLILLFDRDLFQNLGTGREGWGRFLYKKVRKTWDRVVEAYYSQPCSGLAYSPTNEGFELFSDTETFPLQLNEFFYRISRLAEPIANRNDHRNKNFGCSLDSP from the coding sequence ATGATTCATCAACTCAACGTATCTCATCAAAGAGTCCACACCATTACTCATGACCGAACCTTTAATGGGAAGCCACTCTACTACTTTGAGGATGGTCTCGTTCTCGAATACCTAGAGGAGATCGACCGAGTGCTGACTGAAGCTCTAAACCAATACCCAAGAATCTATGCTGTTCACATCAACCTAAACCTACCGAGTGACTTCGGGGGTGATTACCTAACGGTGTTTGCCCATTTCTTTCGTATTTTGGAATCGGAGACTAATGAGCTCTGTAGAGACAAATACACCGACAGAACTTATCAATACCAGCAAACGGTCATTCGCTATATCTGGGCGAAGGCCAGTGAATCCACCAGCGATCACCATCATCTTATCTTGCTCTTTGATAGGGATCTCTTTCAAAACTTAGGCACTGGTCGAGAGGGTTGGGGGCGTTTTCTCTACAAAAAAGTGAGGAAGACATGGGATAGGGTGGTTGAAGCTTATTACAGCCAACCATGCTCAGGATTAGCTTATTCCCCTACGAATGAAGGTTTTGAACTATTCTCCGATACAGAAACATTCCCGTTACAGTTAAACGAATTCTTCTATCGAATCAGTCGTCTCGCGGAGCCCATTGCCAACCGGAACGATCACCGCAACAAGAACTTTGGTTGCAGTCTCGACTCACCTTAA
- a CDS encoding inovirus Gp2 family protein — MSKNLTITHESTFNGNKVYIDKEGLVVEYLEGIESVLEKALEQYARLFIVRVDLNLPTDFRGDDSAVMTRFFRSLKSQVAAYRRRSARLNGKPYRETTIRYVWAKECDTSSSSHYHVVLIFDRNIFRSLGDFGEYQQSLANRIRHAWKRSVEASYSGKEKPAIHFSKQGQYHLLRNSEEFDEVFQSVFYRLSYLAKRRTKHFGKRMNNFDHSRK; from the coding sequence ATGTCTAAAAATCTAACCATCACACACGAATCCACTTTCAACGGAAACAAGGTATACATCGACAAGGAGGGTTTGGTCGTTGAATACCTAGAAGGGATAGAGTCAGTCCTTGAGAAAGCTCTAGAGCAATACGCAAGACTTTTTATCGTTCGAGTGGACCTTAACTTACCAACAGACTTTAGAGGGGATGATTCAGCAGTGATGACTCGTTTCTTCCGCTCTTTGAAATCTCAGGTAGCGGCATATCGAAGACGTAGTGCTCGCCTAAATGGCAAACCCTATCGTGAAACCACCATTCGATATGTATGGGCTAAAGAGTGTGATACCTCATCAAGCAGTCATTACCACGTTGTGCTTATCTTTGACCGGAATATCTTTCGCTCTCTGGGGGATTTTGGAGAGTATCAGCAAAGTTTGGCTAACCGTATTCGTCATGCATGGAAGCGTTCAGTGGAAGCCTCGTACTCAGGCAAAGAGAAACCAGCTATCCATTTCTCCAAACAAGGCCAGTATCACTTGCTACGTAACTCTGAGGAGTTTGATGAGGTGTTTCAGTCCGTCTTTTATCGACTAAGTTACCTAGCGAAGAGAAGAACCAAGCATTTTGGCAAACGTATGAACAACTTCGACCATAGTCGTAAATAG
- a CDS encoding RNase H family protein produces the protein MSYSIYVDGAAPNNQHGCTRGGIGLVVMDEDNEIVHEESLTIDRKTNSAELELLALVEALEYAEDGDVIYSDSDYCVKGFNIWMDDWKDRGWRRADKKPVKNRHLWQQVDELSSRKYVEVEKVKAHSGVEGNERADLLAVEAAAL, from the coding sequence ATGAGCTATTCAATTTACGTAGACGGCGCTGCACCAAACAACCAACACGGATGTACACGAGGTGGCATTGGGCTGGTGGTTATGGATGAAGACAATGAGATTGTGCATGAAGAGAGTCTCACTATTGACCGCAAAACGAATAGTGCTGAGCTTGAGCTACTGGCCTTAGTTGAGGCGTTGGAGTACGCAGAAGATGGGGACGTGATTTACTCAGATAGTGATTACTGTGTAAAAGGTTTCAACATCTGGATGGACGATTGGAAAGACCGAGGTTGGCGCCGTGCGGATAAGAAACCCGTCAAGAATCGTCACCTGTGGCAACAAGTCGATGAGCTGAGTTCCAGGAAGTATGTTGAAGTTGAAAAGGTAAAAGCACACTCTGGTGTTGAAGGAAATGAGAGAGCTGACTTGTTAGCGGTTGAAGCCGCGGCGTTATAA
- a CDS encoding MarR family transcriptional regulator, with the protein MPSIDIDEDTSVDTTTMKETPTLDLNANVEIINFINTFDIKGNCYLYHEGEEKLVSTLLRPDDRKRVSLMKELEEARTIRQLHKTRLFKDHPFLKKQKRIILLPYSSISKSHMQTSHYSEREINRTKIINTFWKSKLELHYDAAEASILVCSFLAKNIDRNTHGLGISQSKIAIVLGMSLRRVSDTLNRLEQLGYVRRHKEKAKHGKLSLGTFIQVTENFASQFLPPKKIVGESEEKQKQSSEHQSQESPEKHYFQFLQNLSDLRLELKSFIVNSEEPIPPVVLQQIFKVLE; encoded by the coding sequence ATGCCATCAATCGACATAGATGAAGATACATCAGTAGACACTACAACCATGAAGGAAACACCAACACTCGATCTGAACGCTAACGTGGAAATCATCAATTTCATTAACACTTTCGATATTAAAGGGAATTGCTATCTTTACCATGAAGGAGAAGAAAAGCTGGTTTCGACACTTCTCCGGCCTGATGATAGAAAGAGAGTTAGCCTAATGAAAGAGCTAGAAGAAGCTCGAACCATAAGGCAACTCCATAAGACCCGCCTATTCAAAGATCACCCATTTCTTAAAAAACAAAAGCGGATTATTCTGCTACCGTATTCTTCAATTTCAAAAAGCCATATGCAAACGAGTCACTATTCCGAGAGAGAGATTAATCGAACAAAAATCATCAACACCTTTTGGAAAAGCAAACTCGAACTGCATTATGATGCTGCGGAAGCATCGATTCTGGTTTGCTCGTTTTTAGCCAAAAATATTGATCGCAATACCCACGGTTTAGGGATAAGCCAAAGCAAGATTGCGATTGTATTGGGAATGAGTCTTCGCCGAGTGTCAGATACTTTAAATCGACTTGAGCAACTCGGTTATGTGAGACGACACAAAGAAAAAGCCAAACATGGGAAATTAAGTCTTGGCACTTTTATACAGGTAACAGAAAATTTTGCGTCACAATTTTTGCCCCCAAAAAAGATCGTGGGAGAGTCTGAGGAAAAGCAAAAACAGAGTTCTGAGCATCAATCGCAAGAATCCCCTGAGAAGCATTATTTTCAATTTTTGCAAAATTTGAGCGATCTACGGCTGGAATTAAAGAGCTTCATCGTGAATAGTGAGGAACCAATACCTCCTGTCGTTTTACAGCAGATTTTTAAAGTTTTGGAGTAA
- a CDS encoding inovirus Gp2 family protein, producing the protein MANRTYLPSITLDRTFEDYPLYYSDKGLYESALTSMVDVFEQALSQFDIALATRLDVFLPEDHQDTDLSILNDYFNLLKEKLDTDSLFYVWRKREDKVPSHNYRVMLFSDYSQHFGPAICWDKRNELVEHLKAAWQEAIEKHYSGEARSLVFFNDRGNYGVGMRCRSKDANIKNTLFHRMSSLAEAWEEKRYCFGSSLE; encoded by the coding sequence ATGGCGAATAGAACCTACCTCCCAAGCATTACTCTTGATAGAACTTTTGAAGATTACCCGCTGTATTACAGCGACAAGGGGTTATACGAGTCAGCACTGACCTCAATGGTCGATGTTTTTGAACAGGCACTCAGTCAGTTTGACATCGCTCTTGCTACACGTTTGGACGTGTTTTTGCCAGAAGACCATCAAGATACCGACCTCAGTATCCTCAACGATTATTTTAATCTGCTTAAAGAAAAGCTTGATACGGATTCTCTGTTCTATGTATGGCGTAAGCGGGAAGACAAGGTGCCATCCCACAACTATCGCGTGATGTTGTTTAGTGACTATAGCCAGCACTTTGGTCCCGCTATTTGTTGGGACAAGCGCAATGAATTGGTTGAGCACCTTAAAGCGGCTTGGCAAGAAGCGATAGAAAAGCACTACAGCGGCGAAGCGCGTTCATTGGTGTTTTTCAATGACCGAGGCAATTATGGGGTGGGGATGCGTTGTCGTAGCAAAGACGCCAACATAAAGAACACGCTCTTCCACCGCATGAGCAGCCTTGCTGAAGCGTGGGAAGAAAAGCGTTATTGCTTTGGCTCTAGCTTGGAGTAG